TATTGATAACGGCGAAAATCCGTCTTGGTATTTTGGGGTATGGTGGAATGGCAGCCGACCCGATATACCCGTGACCAACTCGAAGAGCGCCGAGTGGCTGCTGCCAAGTGGCTTCAAGAGGGCAAGCACTCCCACCGCGAAATTGCTGAGCATTTCGGGGTCTCTGTTGTGACCGTCACCACCTGGAATGCGCGCCTCAAGAAGAGAGGCACCCTGCAGGCGACCGTCGCCACCGGTCGCCAGTCTCGGATGACCCCCGCACAGCACGAGCAGCTGCGCACCCTCCTGAAGGAGGGTGCGCTCGCCCACGGGTTCCCCGACGAGACCTGGACCACTCGTCGGGTGAGTGAGCTCATTGGTCGGCGGTTTGCGATCTGGTATCACCACGATCACGTCCGCAAAATCCTGCACCAGCTCGGCTGGACCCCACAAATGCCGGATGGACGCGCCGCAGAGCGCAACGAGCTGCGGATTGCCACCTGGGAAGAACAGACGGCACCCGAGTTGAAAAAAAAAGGTCGCTGAGGGCGCCACGCTGATCTATCTGGACGAAGTGGGCTTTGCGTTGAAGGGCGTGCGACGACGGACATGGTCGACCAGGGGCGTCACGCCCCTGGTCACGCTGCCCGCGAACTGGGCGAAGCTCTCGACGATTGGGGCGATGACTTCAGATGGGCGCTTCTTTCAGAACACGAAGACCGGCGCGATCAAGCATGGCGATGTCATTCAGTTTCTTCAACATCTGCTGCGTCATGTGACTGGAGAGATTGTCGTCGTGCTGGACAACGCCGCCATTCACCGAGCCAAAGCCGTACAAGCGTTCGTGGCAAGCCACGAACGCTTGTCGCTGGAATATTTGCCGCCATATGCGCCGGAACTCAACCCGATTGAATTGATCT
This Deinococcus betulae DNA region includes the following protein-coding sequences:
- a CDS encoding IS630 family transposase (programmed frameshift), producing MVEWQPTRYTRDQLEERRVAAAKWLQEGKHSHREIAEHFGVSVVTVTTWNARLKKRGTLQATVATGRQSRMTPAQHEQLRTLLKEGALAHGFPDETWTTRRVSELIGRRFAIWYHHDHVRKILHQLGWTPQMPDGRAAERNELRIATWEEQTAPELKKKVAEGATLIYLDEVGFALKGVRRRTWSTRGVTPLVTLPANWAKLSTIGAMTSDGRFFQNTKTGAIKHGDVIQFLQHLLRHVTGEIVVVLDNAAIHRAKAVQAFVASHERLSLEYLPPYAPELNPIELIWAYVKRNVLGNFCARTVGMLKQKLVGAWQRVRYVGLPRHLLNTNLYRDQ